The Camelus ferus isolate YT-003-E chromosome 26, BCGSAC_Cfer_1.0, whole genome shotgun sequence nucleotide sequence AGCAGCTGTGAGAAGGCCTGGGCGATCTGGGTACTTTTCCTGGGTGCTTTCTGGGGCCCCTGATGGAGTCCACCTGGGTGAAGTGGAAAGGGGAACGAGAATGTCCGCCTAAGGAACCTCCCCACGCAGCCCAGACGCCTGCTTTGCCGGAATGAACACCTCCAGTGTCGGAGAAGGCTAGAAATGATACCCCAGGGTCTGGAGCTGGAAGCAGGAATAGGGAGGACACCTTACCCTGAGAAGAGCCAGTTCAACGGAACTTCTCCTTCAGCTGGATGACTTGTGGAACGCCCCAGCAGCAGGGTCTGGAACCCAGGCATCCAGGACAGACACCAGTTCAACAGACTTCATTCCCGCGCTGCAGAGTGCACGCCGGGGCGTCACGGCGCTCAGAGTACACATCATTCTCGGAACATGCCCGACCTCCGCTCACCCGGCGCCGCGCTGCAGCCGTCCCAAGTCCCAGCTGGCTCCTCGGCGCGCATGCGCGGGGAAACCCTCGCCGCCGCTGAGCACTCCGGGAAATGTAGTCTGTACGGGTGCCGGTGGGCCGCCAGAGTCCTGCGTCCCGGCGGAATCTGGAGAAGTCAGAACGCTTTCGCCACCCCGGTCCTAGTCACGTCGTCACACCTGTCCTGTCACCTCGCACTCACGCTCCATTCCAAGCGTTGGGCTTTGGTCAAGGCGCGCCCCGAGGGGGAGCGTGAGACCCCGTCTTCCCTTCAGCAGGCTGTGCTGGAGGAGGCGGGGTCCACTGCCCGCCCCCCGCcgccaccctccccgcccccccctcccctccccggcgGGTGTCGGGCGGGTGCCCGAGGAGAGGCGGCGGCCCCCGCGGCGGCCGCAGGAGGGGCGGCGGCAGTGGGCACCGCAGGCGATGCCCCTGCCCGGCTGCTCCGGCGGGGGGCGGtgcgagcggcggcggcggcggcggcggcggcgggggagcAGGCGGggggcggcggctgcggcggctgcAATCGAGGGGCCAAGAGCTGGAGGCGGCGGCGGTCGTGAAGGGCATCGGCGGCGGCAGTGATGGCAGTGCTGATGTGAGTGTCTACTTGCTGGGGACCTGGGGGCTGCCGAGCCCGAGGTGGGCGACCCGGCGGCGAGCGGGAGCGGGAGGCCAGGGGCGGCAGAGGGATGCTCTGTGTCCGGTGCGGAGCCGGGAGACGCCGCCAGCCACCGACCGTCCGGCAGATGCAGGAGCCCGGCGTTGCGGCGTCCGGCACCTTGCAAAGCGCGGCCCGGTGTGGGGGTCCCGGGCGGAGGCGGGGGCAGCGCAGGCCGAGGGGCGTCTGCGATTGTTCtcaacacccctcccccaccccaccccgtgtGTCTGTTTGTCACTTGCAGCTGAAGATGGAAAGAGCCAGGCGaaggggaggcggcggcggcggccgtggCCGTGGCGGCAAGAATGTAGGGGGCCCTGGCCTAAGCAAGAGTAGACTCTATCCCCAGGCCCAGCACTCCCACTACCCCCACTACGCGGCTTCAGCCACCCCTAATCAGGCTGGAGGCGCAGCCGAAATCCAGGAGCTGGCCTCCAAACGAGTGGACATCCAGAAAAAGAGGTTTTACCTAGACGTGAAACAGAGCTCCCGGGGCCGGTTCCTAAAGATAGCCGAAGTCTGGATAGGGAGAGGCCGGCAAGACAATATCAGAAAGAGTAAACTGACCCTCTCCCTGTCTGTGGCAGCGGAGCTGAAGGACTGTCTGGGGGACTTCATCGAGCACTATGCCCACCTGGGCCTGAAAGGCCACCGACTAGAGCATGGCCACGGCAAAGAGCAAAGCTCCAGGAGGAGACAGAAGCACTCCGCACCCTCCCCACCAGTCTCCGTGGGGTCCGAGGAGCACCCTCACAGTGTCCTCAAAACAGACTACATAGAAAGAGACAATAGGAAATATTATCTAGACCTAAAGGAAAATCAGCGGGGTCGCTTCCTAAGGATTAGACAAACCATGATACGGGGGACTGGCATGATAGGTTACTTTGGCCACACTTTGGGCCAGGAACAGACTATTGTCCTCCCAGCACAGGGGATGATTGAGTTTCGGGATGCCTTGGTTCAGCTCAT carries:
- the PURG gene encoding LOW QUALITY PROTEIN: purine-rich element-binding protein gamma (The sequence of the model RefSeq protein was modified relative to this genomic sequence to represent the inferred CDS: inserted 1 base in 1 codon); translated protein: MERARRRGGGGGGRGRGGKNVGGPGLSKSRLYPQAQHSHYPHYAASATPNQAGGAAEIQELASKRVDIQKKRFYLDVKQSSRGRFLKIAEVWIGRGRQDNIRKSKLTLSLSVAAELKDCLGDFIEHYAHLGLKGHRLEHGHGKEQSSRRRQKHSAPSPPVSVGSEEHPHSVLKTDYIERDNRKYYLDLKENQRGRFLRIRQTMIRGTGMIGYFGHTLGQEQTIVLPAQGMIEFRDALVQLIEDYGEGDIEERRAGDDDPVELPEGTSFRVDNKRFYFDVGSNKYGIFLKLTNYPKSRENTNXFHCCQIQHKEQPYDTTKTVEE